One window from the genome of Alnus glutinosa chromosome 13, dhAlnGlut1.1, whole genome shotgun sequence encodes:
- the LOC133855001 gene encoding glycine-rich cell wall structural protein 1.0-like — protein MASHKVLSVVFFVSLGLVACSATRALLGYGAVGEHGVAGYAGGAGSGAGRGAGYGAAGGIGGGGGGGRGGGGGGGAAYGAGGSGYGSGSGEGGGAGYGAGGAHGGGGGGGRGGGGGGGAGAGGSGYGSGEGGGAGSGYGAGAAGGGGGGSGGGGGAGYGAGGAHGGGYGSGEGAGGGYGGGGYGGHVGGGGGGSGGGGGGGAGGANGGGYGGGSGSGEGGGYGGYAP, from the coding sequence ATGGCTAGTCACAAAGTCCTTAGTGTTGTTTTCTTTGTGTCATTGGGTTTAGTTGCTTGTTCTGCGACTAGAGCCCTCCTTGGCTATGGCGCTGTAGGAGAACATGGTGTTGCTGGCTACGCTGGCGGTGCTGGTAGTGGAGCAGGTCGCGGTGCAGGATATGGGGCTGCAGGTGGaattggtggtggtggtggaggtggtagaggaggtggaggtggaggcggAGCTGCTTATGGTGCTGGTGGTTCTGGATATGGAAGTGGCAGTGGGGAAGGAGGTGGCGCTGGATATGGTGCCGGTGGAGCACACGGTGGTGGAGGCGGTGGAGGAAGGGGTGGAGGTGGCGGTGGCGGTGCTGGTGCAGGAGGTTCTGGTTATGGGAGTGGAGAAGGAGGTGGCGCTGGTAGCGGCTATGGTGCAGGTGCTGCtggaggaggtggtggtgggAGCGGTGGTGGCGGTGGAGCAGGTTATGGTGCCGGAGGAGCACATGGAGGTGGCTATGGTAGTGGTGAAGGAGCCGGTGGAGGTTATGGTGGTGGAGGTTATGGTGGTCATGTtggcggtggcggtggcggCTCTGGTGGCGGCGGAGGCGGTGGTGCTGGGGGTGCAAATGGGGGTGGATATGGAGGAGGTAGTGGGAGTGGAGAGGGTGGTGGATATGGTGGCTACGCCCCTTAA